The nucleotide window CGTCCCCGACGACGGCGGGGTCCCAGTCCCTGGAGGGGGCCTCCGGGCGCGGCGGTGCGCGAGCGAAGGCGTGGATCCCCGCGACGGTGGGCGGGGTGCTGCTGGTGGGCGGTGGGGTCTCCTACCTCCAGGCCCGGAGCGAGCGGTCGCGGCTGCGCAACGACGACCCGAGCCTGACCTCCTCCTCGGACGTGGACCGGAGCGTGTCGCGAGGAAAGACCTTCCAGACGGTGGGCTGGGTCCTCGCGGGGGCGGGCGTGGCGGGGCTGGGGCTCTCCGCGGGCATGTACCTGCTGGGCGCGCCCCAGGGGCCGGGGACGCTGGCGCTGGGTACGGACGGGACGTCCGCCTTCGTCTCCGGGAGGTGGCCGTGAGCGGGTTCGCGAGGTGGGCGGTGCTGGTGGGAGGCCTGCTGCTGCTCACGGGGTGCATCGACTTCGACCAGGAGGGGCGTGAGTTCTGCCTGCGCAACCCGGAGCGGTGCGGCGTCCTGGGGCCTGATGCTGGGGGCGAGGAGGACGGCGGGGACGCGGAGGATGGCGGGGACCCGGAGGATGGCGGGGGCGTGGACGGCGGGGAGGGCTTCGATGGAGGGGCTCCGGACGCGGGGCCGTTCCTTCCCCCGCTCCTCATCGAGCGACCCCCGGCCTCCTTCGAGGTGAAGCCGCGCGACCGGGTGACGCTCCGGGCCGTCGCGGAGGATCCCCAGGGCAGCGCCCTGCGCTTCGCCTGGGTCGCGACCGTGGGCTCGCTGGACGCCGCGCAGGACACCGGCACCACGAGCCAGGTCGTCTGGACGGCGCCCCCGTGCCTGGACCCTGGCGTCACGGCGTCCTTCACCCTTACGGTGAGCAACGCCCTGGACCTGGCGGTCATCGCCCGGTTCTCCGCCACCGGGTTCCCCGCCTGCCCGACGTGGACGCGCATCAGCGGCATGGGCCGAGCACGTTCGGGTGCCTCGGCCACGCTGCTGACGTCCGGCAAGGTGCTGGTGGCGGGCGGCCGGGACGGCGCGAGCGGCACCGTGTCCCTGGCCACTGCGGAGCTGTATGACCCGGCGAAGGGCACCTGGGCCCTGACGGGGGGCATGGCCGCGGGCCGCACCCTGCACACGGCGACGCTGCTGCCCTCTGGCAAGGTGCTCGTCGTGGGCGGCGCGAACGGCGCCGCGGTCCTGGCGTCGGCGGAGCTGTACGACCCGGTGGCGGGAACCTGGGCCCCCGCCGGGAGCCTGGCCGTGGCCCGCGCCCATGCCACGGCGACGTTGCTGACGTCCGGCAAGGTGCTGGTGGCGGGCGGCAGCGACGTGGACGCCAGCGCGACCCTCGCGACCGCGCAGCTCTACGATCCGGCGACGAACACCTGGACCGCCACGGGCAGCCTGCTCAGGGGCCGCACCGTGCACGCGGCGGTGCGGCTGGCCTCGGGCCGGGTGCTGGTGGTGGGGGGCATTGGAAACAGCGGGGTCCTGTTCCCCACGGAGCTCTACGATCCGGCGACGGGTGCCTGGACCGCCACGGGCGCCCTGTCCTCCTACCGCGTCGCCGTGGAGGCCACGCTCCTGCCCACGGGCCGGGTGCTGGTGACCAGCGACAACAGCGCCCAGGCGGAGCTGTATGACGCGGGGACGGGCACCTGGACCCGCACGAGCCGCATGGTCACGGGCAGCCAGTTCCACAGGGCCACGTTGCTGCCCTCGGGGCAGGTGCTGGTGACAGGGGGGCAGGAGGTGAACGGCGATGCGTTCCTCGCCCGCGCGGAAATCTATGATCCGCCGACCGGCACCTGGGCCGCCACGACCCCGCTCTTCCGGGGACGCGTCTTCCACACGGCCACGTTGCTGCCGTCGGGTCAGGTGCTGGTGACGGGGGGCGATGGCGGCGGCTCCCCCCTCAGCACCGCGGAGCTCTTCTCCATGCCCTGACGCGGGGGGCCTGTCGTCGAAAGACAACGGGCCGGGCACGCTCGAAGCGCACCCGGCCCGGAACTCAGGGTGTGTCTGTCGCGGACTAGCGCGTGGCGACGGCGGGCTGCTCGGGCTTCGCGACCACGGTGTCCTTGGCGGCCTGGATGGCGGCTTCGATGTCCAGCTTGCCGCCGGTGATGACCTTGCCCTTGAGGTCCGCGTCCTGCTCCACCGTCTTGATGAGGAGGTCGCGCACCTGCACGGCCGTCAGGTCCGGGTTCTCCGCGAACATGCGCGCGGCGGTGGCGGCCACCGTCGGCGTCGCCATGGAGGTGCCGCTCATCTCCTCCCACTTGTTGCCCGGCACGGTGCTGAGCACGTCCTCGCCCACCGCGGCCAGGTCCACCACCTTGTCGCCGTGCGACGAGAAGCGCGCCAGCTTGTCGTTGTTCTTGTCCATCGACGCGATGGTGATGACGTTGGGCAGGTCGATGTTGGCGGGCATGTCCGCCACGTTGTTCATGTTGCTGCCGTTGCCGTTCGCCGTGGCCGCGACCAGCAGGATGTCCGCGTCCGCCAGCTTCTGCACCGCCGCGGTCCAGCGCTCCTGGTCCGCGGGGGAGCGGTACGTGTTGCCGAAGCTCGCGTTGGCGGCGCGGATGTTCACGCCCTGCTCCGTCTTCAGGTTGACCAAGTAGTCCACCGAGCGCTCGAAGTTGGTGAGCAGGTCCGCGCCGTCGTACAGGCCGCCCACGCTCAGGATCTTCGCCTTGCCGGCCGCGATGCCGGTGTTGCCCTCGCCGTTGTCCTCGGCCGCGATGATGCCCGCCACGTGCGTGCCGTGGTCCGTGCCGTCGCCCTTGAACGGGTCGCCTCCGCCGGTGCCCACGTTGAAGCCGTGGATGTCGTCCTTGACGCCGTTGCCGTCGTTGTCGATGCCGTCGCCCGCGACCTCACCGGGGTTCGTCCACATCGCGTCGTCCAGGTCGGTGTGCTTGAAGTCCACGCCACCGTCGATGACCGCGATGACCGGATCACCCGACGGCTTGGGCTTCGGCTGCGACGGGTCCACCTTCTTCGCGTCGACGACCTTGTTCGCGTCCGGCTTCACCGCGACGTTGGACGAACCGAAGGCGAAGGCCGACGCCGGCACGCTGCCCGCCGGGGCCGCGGGACGGCCCGTGGGGCGGTCCACGAAGTTGTTGGGACGCGCACCCCGTGTCTCGAAGCCGTCACGCACCGTGAGGGGCTTCTGCTTCGGCGCTTCCGCGCGGGAGGTCTCACCCGTACGGGTCGTGGGGGCGACGGAAGCGGGCGACTTGCGGTTGATTTCCATGGTGTTCCTCCGTGGGGGGATGCGGAGCGGCCACTGACTCCCACATTGTCGCCAGCCCCCATTTAAAGTTTCGTTGCATTTGTTTTCGGGGTGCAAACAGGCGGAATCCCGCCCCCCGGTGCACCGGACGCGCCCCGTTCGCGCGCGTCCGGCGCGGTGGGGCGACTACCAGACCTTCACGCGCTGCTCGGGCGTGAGGTAGAGGCCCTGGCCGGGCTTCACGTCGAACGCCTGGTACCACGCGTCCAGGTTGCGCACGGTGGCAGTGCGGTACGGGCCGGGCGAGTGCCCGTCCGTCATCAGCAGGCGGCGCAGCAGCGGTTCGCGGAACTTGTTGCGCCACACCTGGGCGAAGCCGAGGAAGAAGCGCTGCTCGCCGCTGAAGCCGTCCTTCACGGCCGCGGGCTGGCCGCCCAGCGACATCATGTAGGCGTCATGGGAGATGGAGACGCCGGCCACGTCGGCGATGTTCTCCCCCAGCGTCAGCTCCCCGTTCACCGTCATGTCGGGCAGCGGGCGGTAGGTGTCGTACTGGGCGGCGAGCGCCTTGCCGGCGGCCTTGAAGCGCTCCAGGTCCTTGGCCGTCCACCAGTTGGCGAGCTTCCCCTTCGCGTCGAACTGCGCGCCCACGTCGTCGAAGCTGTGGATGATTTCATGGCCGATGACGGACCCGATGCCGCCGTAGTTCACGGCCGGGTCGGCGTTCGGATCAAAGAAGGGGGCCTGGAGGATGGCGGCCGGGAAGATGATGGAGTTCTGCTGCGGCGAGTTGAGCGCGTTGACCTCCTGCGGCGTCATGAACCACTCCTTGCGGTCCACGGGCTTGCCCAGCTTGGCCAGGTTGCGCTGGTAGTCGAAGCGCTCCGCGCGCTCGGCGTTGCCGAAGGCGTCCCCCTTGACGACCTCCAGCGCCGCGTAGTCGCGCCAGGTGTCCGGGTGCCCGATGCCCACCTGCACCGTGCCCAGCTTCTCCTTGGCGCGGGCCTTGGTCTCCGGCGACATCCACTCCAGCGCGTCGATGTGGCGGCCCAGCGCGGCCAGGATGTTGCGCACCATGACGTCCGCCTCGGCCTTGGCCTGGGGCGGGAAGTGCTTCTCCACGTAGCGCTTGCCGACGGCTTCACCCATCGCGTGGTTGGTCAGGTCCACGCCGCGCTTCCAGCGCTCGCGCAGTTGCTGCGCGCCGGAGAGCGTCTTGCCGCTGAACTCGAAGCCCGCGTCGACGAACGCCTTGGGCAGGACGGGGGTGCCGCGCACGATGGCGTGGAAGGCCAGGTAGTCCTTCCACGTCTGGAGGGGCTCACTGCCCACGAGGCGGGAGATGCCCGTCAGCGCGCTCGGTTGCCAGACGATGAACTCCCCCTGCTGGGCGAGCCCCGCGGCCGCGAACCACGCGGCCCAGTCCAGCCCGGGTGCCTTCTTCGCGAAGTCCGCCTGCTTCCAGGGGTTGTTCACCTTGGCCACGTCCTGCGTGTCCTGGGCGGACCAGTGGGCCTGGGCGATCTTCTTCTCCAGCGCCAGGATGGCGCGGGCCTTCGTGTCCGCGTCGGCGATGCCCGCGTTCTTCAACTGCACGGCGATGTGCCGCTGGTACTTCTCCCGCACCTCTTTGAAGCGCGGCGTGTCCTTCAGGTAGAAGTCGCGGTCCGGCAGCAGCAGGCCGCCCTGGAGGAGGTACGCGGCATAGCGGCTGGGGTCGTTCAGGTCCTCCGCCACCCACAGGCCGAAGAGGCGCTCGGTGGTGGTCTGCCCGGTGTTGAGCGCGTCCACGTCCGCGCGCAGGGTGGTGCCCAGCAGCGTGGACAGCTCCTTGCGGTTGGCGATGGCGGAGATGCGCTGGAGCTCCGGCTGGAGCGGGGTGATGCCCTTGGCCTCGATGCCCGCCTCGTCCATGAAGCTGGCGAAGAAGTCACCCAGCTTGCGCTCCTCGCTGCCCGGGGCCGCGTCCGACTTCGCGGCGGCCTCCAGCAGGTCGCGCGTCTGCTGCGCGGCCCCGTCCGCCAGCCGCGAGAACATGCCGTACGCGGGGCGGTCCGCGGGGATCTCCGTCGTGTCCTGCCACTTGCCGTTGACGTAGCGGTAGAAGTCGTCCCCCGGCGCCACGGCGGTGTCCATGCCCGGCGTGTCGATGCCGAAGCTGCCGTACACCGGCTTGGGGGCGGCGGCCGGGGCGGGCGGCGGTGTCGGGGCGGCGGCCTGCGCGGGCGGCGTCGCCGGGGCCTTCTCTGCGGGGGCGGTGGACGCGCACGCGGTGATGAGCGCGGACGCACAGACGCCGAGCGTCATGCGCGCGGCGCCAAAGGGCGGTCTGGAACGGGACGTCATGGAAGCTCCTGGATGGGCCCAACGGGCTGGCGCACTCTGGCGCACCGGGGCGCGCCGCCAACATTCCAAACAGGGATTTCATCCCAGACTTCGTGGCGACCCGCGTCGAAGCGCAGGCGCGTCCCGGCGACCGGCCCGGCTCCGGCGTCAACGGGCGACGGGCGCTCCCCGGGGCGTGACGTCATGCCGGCCCGCGCGCACCAGCGCGCCTCCGGCCGCCAGCAAGCCCAGGCCGAAGGCGAGGAAGCCCAGGTCCCACGCCAGCTCCGAAGGGCCGGAGCGGACGTGGTGCACGCCCAGGAGCTGGTGGTCGATGAGCCCCTCCACGACGTTGAACAGGCCCCAGCCGCCCAGCAGGCACCCGGCGAAGGTGCGCGTGGACCAGGGCACGTCCGTGCGCTGCCCGGCGCGCCACAGCAACACCAGCCCGGCGAAGGTCATCAGCCAGGTGAAGGCGTGGAAGAGCCCGTCCCAGAACATGTTCACCTTGGCGTTCACCAGGGTGTCCGGGGGCAGGTGGCTGGAGAGCATGTTGTGCCATTGCAGGAGCTGGTGCAGGAGGATGCCGTCGACGAAGCCCCCCAGCCCCACGCCCAGCAGCACGCCCGCGGAGAGCAGGGGCCCCCGGTGCATCCGGCTCATGGCTCGCCCTCCGCGCGCGCCGTGAAGTGCAGCCGGGCCACGACGCAGAGGATGACCGCGAAGGGCAGCACGGTGATGGCCAGCCGGCCCCAGAAGTGCTCGTTGAAGATGCCGGCCTCCACCGCGGGCCGGCAGGTCTCGCACGCGAGGGCCGCGCCGCTTGAGAGCAGCGCGCCCAGGAACGTGAGTGCCTCTGTGCTTCGCATGCGCGTCCCTCCCGGACCCCTTTGAACGGGAGGACGCTAGCCGTGCCGCGAAGGTCGCCAAAGCCAGACGCCGGCCGACGTCCGCTTTCGGGCAACGGACCTGTCCGGGAGATCTACGAGGAGGAAGGCGGCGGGACGGGCGCGCCTACTTGCCGACGGTGGCGTAGTCGCCCTTGAGCGCGACGCCCGCGACCATGGTGCCCGCGTGGCACTCGATCTCCGTGGCGCTCTTGAACTCCACCTTCTTGTAATAGCTGGTGACGTTGATCACCGCGTTGGCGCCGTTCTTCTTCGCGCCGTCCTGCAGGGCGATGAGCGCGGAGAGCGCGACCCACTTGCAGGCGTACTCGTCCGACTTGCCCACGGCGTTGGTCTTCTTGTTCGTCACGTCGCTGCCCAGCGTCTTCGCCACCTTGGGCGTCTTCTGGCCGTCCAGGTAGATCTTCACCGTGCCGTCCAGCTTCTGCTTCGCCTCCGGCAGGGCCATGACGTCCGCCAGCTTGACCTTCACCACGGTGTCGCGCGCCAGCGCGGGGCTCGCGGCGGTGAGGGCCAGCAGCAACAGGGTCTTCTTCATCGCGGGTGCTCCAGGGCTCAGGGCCAGCGGCGGAAGATCAACGACGTGTTGATGCCACCGAAGGCGAAGTTGTTGCTCATCACCAGGTCCGTCCGCAAAGCACGTCCCTCCCCGGTGACATAGTCCAGCGGCGCGCACTTCGGATCCACGGTGGCGGCGTCCAGGTGCAGCGTGGGGGCGAACCAGTTGGCGCGCATCATCTGGATGCTCATCCACGCCTCC belongs to Corallococcus soli and includes:
- a CDS encoding S8 family serine peptidase; this translates as MEINRKSPASVAPTTRTGETSRAEAPKQKPLTVRDGFETRGARPNNFVDRPTGRPAAPAGSVPASAFAFGSSNVAVKPDANKVVDAKKVDPSQPKPKPSGDPVIAVIDGGVDFKHTDLDDAMWTNPGEVAGDGIDNDGNGVKDDIHGFNVGTGGGDPFKGDGTDHGTHVAGIIAAEDNGEGNTGIAAGKAKILSVGGLYDGADLLTNFERSVDYLVNLKTEQGVNIRAANASFGNTYRSPADQERWTAAVQKLADADILLVAATANGNGSNMNNVADMPANIDLPNVITIASMDKNNDKLARFSSHGDKVVDLAAVGEDVLSTVPGNKWEEMSGTSMATPTVAATAARMFAENPDLTAVQVRDLLIKTVEQDADLKGKVITGGKLDIEAAIQAAKDTVVAKPEQPAVATR
- a CDS encoding M13 family metallopeptidase — its product is MTSRSRPPFGAARMTLGVCASALITACASTAPAEKAPATPPAQAAAPTPPPAPAAAPKPVYGSFGIDTPGMDTAVAPGDDFYRYVNGKWQDTTEIPADRPAYGMFSRLADGAAQQTRDLLEAAAKSDAAPGSEERKLGDFFASFMDEAGIEAKGITPLQPELQRISAIANRKELSTLLGTTLRADVDALNTGQTTTERLFGLWVAEDLNDPSRYAAYLLQGGLLLPDRDFYLKDTPRFKEVREKYQRHIAVQLKNAGIADADTKARAILALEKKIAQAHWSAQDTQDVAKVNNPWKQADFAKKAPGLDWAAWFAAAGLAQQGEFIVWQPSALTGISRLVGSEPLQTWKDYLAFHAIVRGTPVLPKAFVDAGFEFSGKTLSGAQQLRERWKRGVDLTNHAMGEAVGKRYVEKHFPPQAKAEADVMVRNILAALGRHIDALEWMSPETKARAKEKLGTVQVGIGHPDTWRDYAALEVVKGDAFGNAERAERFDYQRNLAKLGKPVDRKEWFMTPQEVNALNSPQQNSIIFPAAILQAPFFDPNADPAVNYGGIGSVIGHEIIHSFDDVGAQFDAKGKLANWWTAKDLERFKAAGKALAAQYDTYRPLPDMTVNGELTLGENIADVAGVSISHDAYMMSLGGQPAAVKDGFSGEQRFFLGFAQVWRNKFREPLLRRLLMTDGHSPGPYRTATVRNLDAWYQAFDVKPGQGLYLTPEQRVKVW
- a CDS encoding DUF2243 domain-containing protein, giving the protein MSRMHRGPLLSAGVLLGVGLGGFVDGILLHQLLQWHNMLSSHLPPDTLVNAKVNMFWDGLFHAFTWLMTFAGLVLLWRAGQRTDVPWSTRTFAGCLLGGWGLFNVVEGLIDHQLLGVHHVRSGPSELAWDLGFLAFGLGLLAAGGALVRAGRHDVTPRGAPVAR
- a CDS encoding excinuclease ATPase subunit, which produces MKKTLLLLALTAASPALARDTVVKVKLADVMALPEAKQKLDGTVKIYLDGQKTPKVAKTLGSDVTNKKTNAVGKSDEYACKWVALSALIALQDGAKKNGANAVINVTSYYKKVEFKSATEIECHAGTMVAGVALKGDYATVGK
- a CDS encoding Kelch repeat-containing protein, which codes for MSGFARWAVLVGGLLLLTGCIDFDQEGREFCLRNPERCGVLGPDAGGEEDGGDAEDGGDPEDGGGVDGGEGFDGGAPDAGPFLPPLLIERPPASFEVKPRDRVTLRAVAEDPQGSALRFAWVATVGSLDAAQDTGTTSQVVWTAPPCLDPGVTASFTLTVSNALDLAVIARFSATGFPACPTWTRISGMGRARSGASATLLTSGKVLVAGGRDGASGTVSLATAELYDPAKGTWALTGGMAAGRTLHTATLLPSGKVLVVGGANGAAVLASAELYDPVAGTWAPAGSLAVARAHATATLLTSGKVLVAGGSDVDASATLATAQLYDPATNTWTATGSLLRGRTVHAAVRLASGRVLVVGGIGNSGVLFPTELYDPATGAWTATGALSSYRVAVEATLLPTGRVLVTSDNSAQAELYDAGTGTWTRTSRMVTGSQFHRATLLPSGQVLVTGGQEVNGDAFLARAEIYDPPTGTWAATTPLFRGRVFHTATLLPSGQVLVTGGDGGGSPLSTAELFSMP